A genomic region of Haliaeetus albicilla chromosome 8, bHalAlb1.1, whole genome shotgun sequence contains the following coding sequences:
- the PWWP3A gene encoding PWWP domain-containing DNA repair factor 3A, whose protein sequence is MTDQEYVLCMWKKRLWPAKVLCKTGVSGKISVTNAKETSFKVEILGLKEEISVNCADAVPLKKACIENIASNLDQRNDSSDAVEELKYRCSLKIALDILNQNVSPRQVPPSEEGPNTPLSQENNAGSLSPTSLCRCQLLFHSKEMLEPETSKKKREQKNNPSLKTDTKKQDQKGSFILEESAKACESGTNPPICGTGDLCNTSDLDSQNCKVPESKSLPRQKKIKPRSLTKSKPENKVSLKPKQEKSKQGGKRPRGVGSPVLCRNVFPKDQAHPLAEEGSPLSVPCQSDKVVPVSRANTRSQPRRTLLDSSCKSASDNLEKGINSESESPAKQLDDRKKPVSLKRINGEQDIGATMSSYRKRNCPESSSGPSNHGMLSDKKEENKHKKEENKTTSHVVMNKIKQFQLPDFDEDEGLELSDLSSKVVSSESLYRISALVDEEEEDEELPSILSHQEPQSIEEGILVWCKLRRYPYWPAVVKNVKRKHRKACVLLIEGNTNDKKKGFSVSLKNLKHFDCEEKQELIERAKEDYRQEIEWCIRLISDYRIRVGCHSFTGSFLEYFAADISYPVRKEGYQGLVQMTFPNVAEEDVEEYLSETSPQKPSKKLLPDRTRAARDKANKKIVEFIVKTKGAEEHLLAILKSRKQSRWLKEFLNSRQYVTCIETYLEDEEQLDLVVNYLKEVYHEIDAKNLHQISGDGIKFISDVLLPEAIIYAISAVDDIDYKKAEEKYIKGPSVSKREREIFDEEILERKKCKTKPASADSS, encoded by the exons ATGACAGATCAAGAGTATGTTCTTTGCATGTGGAAGAAGCGTTTGTGGCCAGCAAAG GTTTTGTGCAAAACTGGAGTTTCTGGGAAAATATCTGTTACTAATGCAAAGGAGACTTCTTTTAAAGTTGAAATACTTGGCTTGAAAGAAGA GATTAGTGTGAACTGTGCAGATGCTGTACCACTGAAGAAAGCATGTATAGAAAACATTGCCTCTAACTTAG ATCAAAGGAATGATTCCAGTGACGCTGTGGAAGAACTGAAATATCGCTGTTCTCTTAAAATTGCCCTGGATATTTTGAATCAAAATGTCTCACCCAGACAAGTACCACCTTCAGAGGAGGGACCAAATACTCCATTATCCCAGGAGAACAATGCAGGCTCTCTCTCACCTACCTCCTTATGTAGATGCCAATTGCTCTTTCACTCTAAGGAAATGTTGGAGCCTGAGACttccaagaagaaaagagaacaaaaaaataacccCAGCCTGAAGACTGATACAAAAAAACAAGACCAGAAAGGTTCATTCATTTTGGAGGAGAGTGCTAAAGCATGTGAAAGTGGAACAAACCCTCCCATATGTGGTACTGGGGACTTGTGTAATACCTCAGACTTGGATAGTCAAAACTGCAAAGTACCAGAATCAAAATCACTaccaaggcagaaaaaaatcaaacccagaTCGTTGACAAAGtccaaaccagaaaataaagtcTCACTTAAgccaaagcaggaaaaaagtaagcaaggaggaaaaagaccAAGAGGTGTGGGATCACCTGTATTGTGTAGGAATGTTTTCCCCAAGGATCAAGCACATCCCCTTGCTGAGGAAGGGTCTCCTCTGTCTGTCCCCTGCCAGTCTGACAAAGTGGTACCTGTCAGCAGGGCAAACACCAGAAGTCAGCCTAGAAGGACGTTACTGGATTCCTCTTGTAAAAGTGCCTCAGATAACTTGGAAAAAGGCATCAATAGTGAAAGCGAAAGTCCAGCAAAACAATTAGATGACAGAAAAAAGCCAGTGAGTTTAAAACGGATTAATGGAGAACAAGACATTGGTGCAACGATGTCTTcatacagaaaaaggaattgcCCTGAATCTTCATCTGGGCCTTCTAACCATGGGATGCTTTCTgataaaaaggaggaaaataagcataaaaaggaggaaaataagacTACTTCACATGTGgttatgaataaaataaagcagtttcAACTGCCTGACTTTGACGAAGATGAAG GACTGGAATTGTCTGACCTGTCTTCAAAGGTAGTTTCCTCAGAGAGTCTCTATCGCATCTCAGCACTAGtagatgaagaggaggaggatgaagaacTTCCTAGTATTTTATCACATCAAG AACCACAGTCAATTGAAGAAGGGATTTTGGTCTGGTGCAAATTGCGAAGGTATCCTTATTGGCCAGCAGTG GTAAAAAATGTGAAGCGGAAACACAGAAAGGCATGTGTGCTGTTGATAGAAGGGAATacaaatgacaagaaaaaagg TTTCTCAGTATCTCTCAAGAATCTGAAGCACTTTGactgtgaagaaaagcaggagCTCATA GAACGAGCCAAAGAAGATTATCGCCAAGAAATTGAGTGGTGTATTCGATTGATTTCTGACTATCGAATTAGAGTAG GTTGTCATTCTTTTACGGGATCCTTCTTGGAATATTTTGCTGCTGATATCA GTTACCCAGTTAGAAAGGAAGGTTATCAAGGTTTAGTCCAAATGACCTTTCCAAATGTGGCAGAGGAAGATGTTGAAGAGTATTTATCAGAAACTTCACCTCAGAAGCCCTCCAAGAAACTTCTTCCTGACAGAACAAGAGCCGCTAGAGATAAAGCGAATAAAAAGATAGTGGAGTTTATAGTGAAGACTAAGGGGGCTGAAGAGCATCTTTTGgctattttgaaaagcagaaaacaatccCGTTGGCTGAAGGAATTCCTGAATTCAAGGCAGTACGTGACCTGCATTGAAACATATTTAGAGGATGAAGAACAATTAGACCTTGTAGTGAACTACTTGAAGGAAGTGTATCATGAAATAGATGCTAAAAATCTGCATCAAATAAGTGGAGATggaataaaatttatttcagatgtCCTTTTGCCTGAA GCCATCATTTATGCGATTTCTGCTGTGGATGACATAGATTACaagaaggcagaagagaaataCATAAAAGGACCATCTGTGAGCAAAAG gGAGAGAGAAATATTTGATGAAGAAatcctagaaagaaaaaagtgcaagaCCAAACCAGCATCTGCAGACAGCAGCTGA
- the LOC138686604 gene encoding calcium/calmodulin-dependent protein kinase type IV-like, with protein MPSSKTGSEYWIDGSHRETALEDFYVVGPELGRGATSVVYSCEEKGTGTPYAAKILKKTIDKKIVRTEIGVLLRLSHPNIIKLKEIFETPSEITLVLELVTGGELFDRIVERGFYSERDAAHVVKQILEAVSYLHENGVVHRDLKPENLLYADLSPDAPLKIGDFGLSKIVDEQDTMKTVCGTPGYCAPEILHGCPYGPEVDMWSVGVITYILLCGFEPFFDPRGDQYMYSRILTCDYEFVSPWWDEVSLNAKDLVRKLIVLDPQKRLTIYQALEHPWVTGKAAKFAHMDSTQKKLQEFNARRKLKAAMKAVVASSRLGNHGHHDCSRSGRSQGGPRGACLPQGTGTAGPEATTTEDLDTFRSNCPTVSKVPVNGAGCES; from the exons ATGCCCTCCTCCAAGACCGGCAGCGAGTACTGGATCGATGGGTCCCACCGTGAGACGGCCCTGGAAGATTTCTACGTCGTGGGCCCCGAGCTGGGACG GGGAGCCACCTCGGTGGTGTACAGCTGCGAGGAGAAGGGCACGGGCACCCCGTATGCTGCCAAGATACTGAAGAAGACG ATCGACAAAAAGATCGTGAGGACAGAGATTGGGGTCCTGCTGCGGCTCTCGCACCCCAATATT ATCAAGCTGAAGGAGATCTTCGAGACGCCCTCCGAGATTACGCTCGTCCTGGAGCTGGTGACGGGAGGAGAGCTCTTCGACAG AATCGTGGAGAGGGGTTTCTACAGCGAGCGGGATGCAGCCCACGTGGTCAAGCAAATACTGGAAGCCGTTTCG tATTTGCACGAAAATGGAGTCGTCCACCGTGACCTGAAGCCAGAGAACCTGCTCTACGCAGACCTGTCCCCCGACGCTCCCCTTAAAATCG GTGACTTCGGGCTCTCCAAGATCGTGGATGAACAGGACACCATGAAAACCGTCTGTGGGACACCGGGATACTGTG CCCCCGAAATCCTCCACGGGTGCCCGTATGGCCCTGAAGTGGATATGTGGTCCGTGGGCGTCATCACCTACATCCT GCTCTGTGGCTTCGAGCCCTTCTTCGACCCACGAGGGGACCAGTACATGTACAGCCGCATTCTCACCTGCGACTACGAGTTCGTGTCCCCGTGGTGGGATGAGGTTTCCCTCAACGCCAAGGATTTG GTCAGAAAATTGATTGTCTTGGACCCCCAGAAGAGACTGACCATTTACCAGGCTCTGGAGCATCCCTGGGTCACTGGAAAAGCTGCTAAATTTGCTCACATGGACAGCACGCAGAAGAAACTGCAGGAATTTAACGCCAGGCGGAAACTGAAG GCTGCCATGAAAGCCGTGGTGGCTTCCAGCCGCTTGGGCAACCACGGGCACCATGACTGCTCCCGCAGCGGGCGCAGCCAGGGGGGTCCCCGGGGCGCCTGTCTGCCCCAGGGGACGGGGACTGCCGGACCCGAAGCCACCACCACCGAGGACCTCGACACTTTCCGGAGCAACTGCCCCACCGTGTCCAAGGTTCCTGTGAACGGCGCCGGCTGTGAGAGCTAA